The DNA sequence CCACTCAGCTAACCAGCGAAGAGAGGCGAAGGCTGAGGGAAGTAGCTGACGAAGTAGTAAGTGAAGGAGAATTAAATCGCATATCTCAGAAGCTAGCAGAGTGTATACGTGGAGGTACGGCGTTTCACCACGCTGGGCTATCACCAGCCCATCGGAAAATAGTAGAGGGGGCGTTTAGGTCGCTCAGGCTACTAAAAGTGGTGTGCGCTACACCTACGCTAGCAGCAGGCGTTAACCTACCAGCGAGGAGGGTAATAGTGCAAGACTATAGGCGATATGACCCAAGCCTAGGCTACGGCCCCATACCCACCCTTGAGTTCCACCAGATGGCTGGCAGGGCTGGTAGGCCTCAGTTTGATGAGTACGGTGAGGCCATACTTATAGCGAAAACGAGGGATGAGGCCGAGGCCCTAATGGAAAACTACATACAGGCTCAGCCTGAGAGGATATGGTCTAAGCTTGCTAGCGAGCCTGCCTTGAGAAGCCACGTCTTATCTTACATAGCCTCCCTCCCCTCAGCCAGCGAGGAGGGCTTAGCGTCACTTATTTCAAACACCTTCTACGCCCATCAGTACGGCTCAGCGACAGCCCTACCCTCTGTTAGGCGTGTGCTAAGCTTCCTTGAGCGTGAGGGGTTCATCGCCTCTACTTCGACCGGCTACATGGCCACCATGCTGGGCCTCCGCGTCTCTCAACTATACATAGATCCACTGTCGGCAGTAGTGTTGAGAGAAGGACTCTCCAAGAGGCCTTCAGCCACCCCCCTCAGTTACTTGCTACTAATGTGTAGCACGCCAGACGTGCCGAAGATATACCTTAGACGGGGTGATCGAAAGCGCCTAGGGCCAGCCATAGATAGCGTTAGGCACGACGCGCTCATACCTCCACCAGACCCAGAAGAGGACCCGTACGGCTTCGAAGAGTACCTAGCCTCGCTCAAGACGGCCTTAATCCTCCACGACTGGATTGAGGAGGCGCCAGAGGACTTAATCATAGAGAAACATAACGTCGGGCCAGGCGATATTTACAGCTTGTCTCAAACCACTAAGTGGATCGCCTACTCTGCCCGTGAGCTGTGCCGTACGCTAGGCCTCACTTCTCATATTCAGCCTCTCTTCTTACTAGAAGAGCGGCTGAAGATAGGTTGCCGCGAAGAGCTACTAGAACTAACCAGGCTCGAGGGCATAGGGCGTGTTAGGGCTAGAGCACTCTTTAACGCTGGCTTTAAGAGCCTAGAGGATCTAGCCAAAGCTTCCCTCGACCAGTTGATAGCGATCCCTAGCATAGGGTTAGAGACGGCTAAGAGTATCTTAAGGCAGCTTGGGAAATAAGGGCAGCCTAGGTAAGCGTCTACAGTAAGCCCAGCTCCTTCTTAGTTAGCGACACCATCTGCCTAGCCAAATTGGGAGCTAGGCCTACGTAGCCCTCGAGGTCTGAGAGAGCCTCAAGGTCCTCCTTCGTGAGCACGGAGGTAATGTGAGGATCTTCGAGGAGCACCTCTAGTAGCGGGCGGCCTTCGGCCAAGCTCCTCATCGAGAGCCTCCTAAGCCTCTCGTGGGCCTCCCTTCTCGACATGCCCCTCTTAATGAGCTCCAGCATCACTGCTTCGCTCATTATGCGCCCCTGCGTCAAGTACAAGTTA is a window from the Candidatus Nezhaarchaeota archaeon genome containing:
- a CDS encoding DEAD/DEAH box helicase; this translates as MEELYPPQVEAVKRGLLRGAHLVLAVPTAAGKTLVGLMSMLKKTIEGRGKALYMVPLKAIASEKYEEFSSLESLGLKVAVSTGDYDSSDPWLSRYDIIVATNEKVDSLIRHGAGWLEDVGVVVADEIHLLGDASRGPTLEVVLARLKKTCREAQFIALSATIRNAREIASWLGAEVVESSWRPVPLKTGVYLDGRVLFNDGTVLEAPMPKGIDPASGLAYQAIRGGGQALVFNNTRQSSIAYAERVKSLVATQLTSEERRRLREVADEVVSEGELNRISQKLAECIRGGTAFHHAGLSPAHRKIVEGAFRSLRLLKVVCATPTLAAGVNLPARRVIVQDYRRYDPSLGYGPIPTLEFHQMAGRAGRPQFDEYGEAILIAKTRDEAEALMENYIQAQPERIWSKLASEPALRSHVLSYIASLPSASEEGLASLISNTFYAHQYGSATALPSVRRVLSFLEREGFIASTSTGYMATMLGLRVSQLYIDPLSAVVLREGLSKRPSATPLSYLLLMCSTPDVPKIYLRRGDRKRLGPAIDSVRHDALIPPPDPEEDPYGFEEYLASLKTALILHDWIEEAPEDLIIEKHNVGPGDIYSLSQTTKWIAYSARELCRTLGLTSHIQPLFLLEERLKIGCREELLELTRLEGIGRVRARALFNAGFKSLEDLAKASLDQLIAIPSIGLETAKSILRQLGK